In a single window of the Micromonospora sp. WMMD1155 genome:
- a CDS encoding HPr family phosphocarrier protein, producing the protein MATRTVLVGSASGLHARPAALFVAEAAKQPVLVTIRTGDKKPVPARSMLAVLSLGAKKGTEVTLEADGDDAQAAVDTLADLLERDLDAVDA; encoded by the coding sequence TTGGCCACCAGAACAGTCCTCGTCGGCTCCGCCAGCGGGCTGCACGCCCGCCCGGCGGCGCTGTTCGTCGCCGAGGCGGCGAAGCAGCCGGTGCTGGTCACCATCCGCACCGGCGACAAGAAACCCGTACCGGCCCGCAGCATGCTCGCCGTGCTGTCGCTCGGCGCCAAGAAGGGCACCGAGGTCACCCTGGAGGCCGACGGCGACGACGCGCAGGCCGCCGTCGACACCCTGGCCGACCTCCTCGAACGTGATCTGGACGCCGTCGATGCGTGA
- a CDS encoding trypsin-like serine protease, translating to MIVAGGLTTPASASADDPEGGRNAGQASGLVRATPAQEVAAEIGEIAERGYRDIFAGLKIDRDAGRVTLHVTDRGKADQLVGRALADVSAAQRATAPVDIRISRYSRVQMEKASSQIWKAASTHRATGLKVYSIVLPSDGRGLQVRVNDPKAVGPLSQTVAAAVGSAMAAADIEYVAGNPIHNVSRESPSAPYPGGIPIRWGWEASGWTCTAAFGVRNPSGTEYLLTAEHCYDNGDDIESMDGDNIGEIKAENDLNDAAIFNVNTSSGVWVNDDYVFDVRSGQYSWDGELVCQSGYTSYPNRCQIEVVNEYVQWSDDTGKVRQGVEGHRCAGCSSVAHGDSGGPVWSIRSDGFVAARGIVSAGSVPVQEGVSYEYILWTEVPPALTALGVSLQTS from the coding sequence GTGATCGTCGCCGGCGGGTTGACGACTCCGGCTTCGGCGTCAGCGGATGATCCGGAGGGCGGCCGCAACGCGGGGCAGGCTTCGGGGCTCGTCAGGGCGACGCCGGCGCAGGAGGTGGCGGCGGAGATCGGAGAGATCGCCGAGCGCGGCTACCGCGACATCTTCGCCGGTTTGAAGATCGACAGGGACGCGGGCAGGGTCACTCTCCACGTCACCGATCGCGGCAAGGCCGACCAGCTCGTGGGGCGCGCACTGGCCGACGTCTCGGCCGCACAGCGTGCCACGGCGCCTGTCGATATCCGTATCAGTCGCTACTCGCGCGTACAGATGGAGAAGGCGAGCAGTCAGATCTGGAAGGCGGCGAGCACCCACCGCGCGACGGGCCTCAAGGTGTACTCGATCGTGCTGCCCAGTGACGGCCGGGGCCTTCAGGTGCGGGTGAACGATCCCAAGGCGGTCGGGCCGCTCTCCCAGACGGTCGCGGCAGCGGTGGGCAGCGCGATGGCCGCGGCGGACATCGAGTATGTGGCCGGCAACCCCATTCACAATGTGAGTAGGGAGAGTCCCAGCGCGCCGTACCCGGGCGGAATCCCGATCAGATGGGGCTGGGAAGCCTCCGGCTGGACCTGCACGGCGGCCTTCGGCGTGCGCAACCCATCCGGCACCGAATATCTGCTCACCGCCGAGCACTGCTACGACAACGGTGACGACATCGAGTCGATGGACGGCGACAACATCGGCGAGATCAAGGCCGAGAACGACCTGAACGACGCCGCCATCTTCAACGTGAACACCTCCTCGGGCGTCTGGGTCAACGACGACTACGTCTTCGACGTCCGCTCGGGCCAGTACTCGTGGGACGGCGAACTCGTCTGCCAGAGCGGATACACCAGCTACCCGAACCGCTGCCAGATCGAGGTGGTGAACGAGTACGTCCAATGGTCGGACGACACCGGGAAGGTTCGCCAAGGCGTCGAGGGTCATCGGTGCGCGGGATGCTCGTCCGTCGCGCACGGTGACAGCGGCGGACCGGTATGGTCGATCCGGTCGGACGGGTTCGTCGCCGCGCGTGGCATCGTCAGTGCCGGCAGTGTGCCGGTTCAGGAGGGCGTCTCCTACGAGTACATCCTCTGGACCGAGGTACCCCCGGCGTTGACGGCGCTCGGCGTCTCACTCCAGACGTCGTAG
- a CDS encoding PTS mannitol transporter subunit IICB, translating to MTSSYTPEVKGQGLKATVQRLGGYLAAMVMPNIGAFIAWGLITALFIPTGWIPNKTLAELVGPMISILLPVLIGYTGGRLVHGQRGAVVGAVATMGLVVGADVPMILGAMLIGPLTAYLLKLFDGLIEDRIRPGFEMLVDNFSAGIIGAAMAIGGVYGIGPVVEWLTKQAGSGVDWLVGKDLLPLTSVLVEPAKVLFLNNAINHGVFGPLGIAEAADKGKSVLFMIESNPGPGLGLLLAFMIFGPRALRPSAPAAIIVQFLGGIHEIYFPYVLMKPKLILAMIAGGAAGVGTFVITGAGLVATPSPGSIFAYLAVTPKGSHFGVILGVVIAAAVTFAVASALLGFGRGEPAADAVGPDEEAVVRPDEERAGHLDETLDKSAKQEV from the coding sequence GTGACCTCCTCCTACACACCAGAGGTAAAGGGCCAGGGCCTCAAAGCCACAGTGCAACGCCTCGGCGGCTACCTGGCCGCGATGGTCATGCCCAACATCGGCGCGTTCATCGCCTGGGGCCTGATCACCGCACTGTTCATCCCGACCGGCTGGATCCCCAACAAGACCCTGGCCGAGTTGGTCGGCCCGATGATCAGCATCCTGCTGCCGGTGCTCATCGGCTACACCGGCGGCCGGCTGGTCCACGGCCAGCGCGGTGCCGTCGTCGGCGCGGTGGCGACCATGGGCCTCGTCGTCGGCGCGGATGTGCCGATGATCCTCGGCGCGATGCTCATCGGGCCGCTCACTGCCTATCTCCTCAAGCTCTTCGACGGCCTGATCGAAGACAGGATCCGTCCCGGCTTCGAGATGCTGGTCGACAACTTCAGCGCGGGCATCATCGGCGCCGCGATGGCCATCGGCGGTGTCTACGGCATCGGCCCCGTGGTCGAATGGCTCACCAAGCAGGCCGGCTCGGGCGTCGACTGGCTCGTCGGCAAGGACCTGCTGCCGCTGACCTCGGTGCTCGTCGAACCCGCCAAGGTGCTCTTCCTCAACAACGCCATCAACCATGGCGTGTTCGGCCCGCTGGGCATCGCCGAGGCGGCCGACAAGGGCAAATCGGTCCTGTTCATGATCGAGTCGAATCCCGGCCCCGGCCTCGGTCTGCTGCTCGCCTTCATGATCTTCGGTCCTCGCGCGCTGCGTCCCAGTGCCCCGGCCGCGATCATCGTGCAGTTCCTCGGCGGCATCCACGAGATCTACTTCCCGTACGTGCTGATGAAGCCGAAGCTGATCCTCGCCATGATCGCCGGGGGTGCGGCCGGCGTCGGCACCTTCGTGATCACCGGTGCGGGCCTGGTCGCCACCCCCTCGCCGGGCAGCATCTTCGCGTACCTCGCGGTCACCCCCAAGGGCAGCCACTTCGGAGTCATCCTCGGCGTCGTCATCGCCGCCGCCGTCACCTTCGCGGTCGCCTCGGCCCTGCTCGGCTTCGGTCGCGGCGAGCCCGCCGCAGACGCTGTCGGCCCTGACGAGGAGGCAGTCGTCCGCCCAGACGAGGAAAGGGCCGGCCACCTCGACGAGACCCTCGACAAGTCGGCCAAGCAGGAGGTCTGA
- the ptsP gene encoding phosphoenolpyruvate--protein phosphotransferase, whose product MRELRGIGASPGRAAGPVYRLAPPPVLPPAVEVVDPDAEKTAVRAAVLAVAADLTRRADTALDATAAEVLRAQVMMVQDETLVEAADIAIDGGADAPHAITDVLAEHRAAFEAAGGYLAERVSDLDDLRDRLVAACLGQPMPGVPDPGHPYLLIARDLAPADTAGLEPALVLGLVTAEGGPTSHTAILARTLGIPAVVRCADILDVNDGALASLDGASGVVVAGVSAQTVATVNADRVAEIERRARSHGPGRTADGHPVALLANIGSARDLIGEVEGVGLFRTELLYLDRSDPPSHDEQVAAYRDVFAALPGRKIVVRTLDAGADKPLPFLRLADEPNPALGIRGLRVSRQTPSVLSTQLAAIAAAAAATDADVWVMAPMVATAAEAAAFAESCREHGLPTAGVMIEVPAAALRAGQVLHHADFLSIGTNDLSQYTFAADRMCGDIADLLDPWQPALITLLASCAAAGIEAGKPVGVCGESAADPDFALVLAGLGITSLSMAPRSIAAVRESLAAHTLDECRRIAEAALAAPSPEAARAAAGALRRLRVGQGVSAR is encoded by the coding sequence ATGCGTGAACTACGGGGGATCGGGGCCAGCCCCGGTCGTGCGGCGGGGCCGGTCTACCGGCTGGCTCCGCCCCCGGTCCTGCCGCCAGCGGTGGAGGTCGTCGATCCCGACGCCGAGAAGACGGCCGTCCGGGCCGCGGTCCTGGCCGTCGCCGCCGACCTGACCCGTCGCGCCGACACCGCCCTGGACGCGACCGCCGCCGAGGTCCTGCGCGCACAGGTCATGATGGTGCAGGACGAGACGCTCGTCGAAGCGGCCGACATCGCCATCGACGGCGGTGCGGACGCGCCGCACGCGATCACCGACGTGCTCGCCGAGCACCGGGCGGCCTTCGAAGCCGCGGGCGGATACCTCGCCGAGCGGGTCAGCGACCTTGACGATCTGCGGGACCGGCTCGTCGCGGCGTGCCTCGGGCAGCCGATGCCGGGCGTGCCGGACCCGGGACATCCGTACCTGCTCATCGCCCGCGACCTGGCACCCGCCGACACCGCCGGCCTCGAACCGGCCCTGGTGCTGGGATTGGTCACGGCCGAGGGCGGGCCGACCAGCCACACCGCGATCCTGGCCCGGACACTCGGTATCCCGGCCGTGGTCCGCTGCGCGGACATCCTGGACGTGAACGACGGCGCGTTGGCCAGTCTCGACGGTGCGAGCGGCGTCGTGGTGGCCGGCGTCTCCGCGCAGACGGTGGCCACCGTCAACGCGGACCGGGTCGCGGAGATCGAACGCCGCGCCCGCTCCCACGGCCCGGGGCGGACCGCGGACGGGCATCCCGTCGCGCTACTGGCCAACATCGGCTCCGCCCGGGACCTCATCGGCGAGGTGGAAGGCGTCGGTCTGTTCCGCACCGAGCTGCTCTACCTCGACCGTAGCGACCCGCCGTCGCACGACGAACAGGTCGCCGCGTACCGCGACGTCTTCGCCGCGCTGCCCGGCCGCAAGATCGTCGTACGCACCCTCGACGCCGGCGCCGACAAGCCGCTGCCGTTCCTGCGTCTGGCCGACGAACCCAACCCCGCGCTGGGCATCCGCGGTCTGCGCGTCTCGCGGCAGACACCTTCCGTGCTCAGCACGCAGTTGGCCGCGATAGCGGCGGCGGCCGCCGCGACGGACGCCGACGTGTGGGTGATGGCGCCGATGGTCGCCACGGCGGCGGAGGCGGCGGCGTTCGCTGAGTCCTGCCGTGAGCATGGCCTGCCGACCGCCGGCGTGATGATCGAGGTGCCGGCGGCGGCCCTGCGCGCCGGCCAGGTGCTGCACCACGCGGACTTCCTCAGCATCGGCACCAACGACCTCAGCCAGTACACGTTCGCTGCGGACCGCATGTGCGGCGACATCGCCGACCTGCTCGACCCTTGGCAGCCCGCGCTTATCACGCTCCTCGCCTCCTGCGCGGCAGCCGGCATCGAGGCGGGCAAGCCAGTCGGCGTGTGTGGAGAGTCCGCAGCGGATCCCGACTTCGCTCTTGTGCTGGCCGGACTGGGCATCACCAGCCTCTCCATGGCGCCCCGCAGCATTGCGGCGGTGCGCGAGTCCCTGGCCGCGCACACCCTGGACGAGTGCCGTCGGATCGCCGAGGCAGCCCTTGCCGCCCCCAGCCCGGAGGCGGCCCGGGCGGCGGCTGGTGCATTGCGCCGACTCCGGGTCGGCCAGGGAGTGTCAGCGCGGTGA
- a CDS encoding PTS sugar transporter subunit IIA encodes MAELLARNAIRLDERAGSREEAISRCGAVLVEVGAVAPAYVDAMLAREQSVSTYIGEGVAIPHGTLNSKESVQRDALAVLRFPDGVDWDGFDVRVCVAIAAAGDGHVDILAQLASVLMDPVQAQRLRESTCADDVITILEGKPS; translated from the coding sequence GTGGCTGAGCTACTGGCCCGCAACGCGATCCGGCTCGACGAGCGGGCCGGATCGCGGGAGGAGGCGATCAGCCGCTGCGGCGCGGTACTCGTCGAGGTCGGCGCGGTCGCCCCGGCGTACGTGGACGCGATGCTCGCCCGCGAGCAGAGCGTCTCCACCTACATCGGGGAGGGCGTCGCCATCCCGCACGGCACGCTGAACAGCAAGGAGTCAGTTCAGCGCGACGCCCTCGCGGTGCTGCGCTTCCCCGACGGCGTCGACTGGGACGGCTTCGACGTGCGGGTCTGCGTCGCCATCGCCGCGGCCGGCGACGGGCATGTGGACATCCTCGCCCAGCTCGCCTCGGTGCTGATGGATCCGGTGCAGGCACAGCGGCTCCGAGAGTCGACGTGCGCCGATGACGTGATCACTATCCTCGAAGGGAAGCCCTCGTGA
- a CDS encoding serine protease: MKHALRRLRTGAVAIAACTLGLSLLSVPAAEAYSVAPLVPRSERAPESNQFSAEGVTTIGELRTVDSLLSYAPDGGTQIIQHPGATYVKVHFSSLRLAQGDYVTVSSRDGKESYRYDRHLNRATGSDYTTDGQPGFWAMSVEGDTAVVTLHSSRPARGSAATIDRFWRGYDRTEIAAHNFSTQSVCSTDARRDVVCYQNSHPTEYARGRAVARLLISGGGLCTTWRVGDTNRMLTNKHCFSTQSAVSGSEMQFNYQCATCGGANPGAGTKVSGATLYRVSSGGSSQLDYALFSVNNFAAIQGFGTLYLATTATSNGTRIYIPGHGDGSPKRLSIFEDTQNGTTCAVRNANYNTYNISYSCDTSGGNSGSPVLNASHRVIALHHLGGCPSNQGAKAHLIYNEIASLIDNG; encoded by the coding sequence ATGAAACATGCCCTGCGCCGCCTACGAACGGGGGCGGTCGCGATCGCTGCCTGCACACTCGGGCTGAGCCTCCTGTCGGTACCCGCCGCCGAGGCGTACTCGGTCGCCCCTCTCGTGCCACGATCCGAGCGGGCACCGGAGTCGAACCAATTCTCGGCAGAGGGCGTGACCACGATCGGTGAACTCCGCACCGTCGACAGCCTCCTGTCCTACGCTCCCGACGGCGGAACGCAGATCATCCAGCACCCCGGCGCCACCTACGTCAAGGTGCACTTCAGCTCGCTGCGACTGGCCCAGGGCGACTACGTCACCGTGTCGAGTCGCGACGGCAAGGAGAGCTACCGGTACGACCGCCACCTGAACCGGGCGACCGGTTCGGACTACACCACCGACGGGCAGCCGGGTTTCTGGGCGATGTCGGTGGAGGGCGACACGGCCGTGGTGACACTGCACAGCAGCCGCCCCGCACGTGGCAGCGCCGCCACCATCGACCGGTTCTGGCGCGGATACGACCGCACGGAGATCGCCGCGCACAACTTCTCCACCCAGTCCGTGTGCAGCACCGACGCCCGCCGGGACGTGGTCTGCTACCAGAACAGCCACCCGACCGAGTACGCCCGCGGCAGGGCGGTGGCGCGCCTGCTGATCAGCGGCGGTGGACTGTGCACCACCTGGCGGGTCGGCGACACCAACCGGATGCTGACGAACAAGCACTGCTTCTCGACGCAGTCCGCCGTGAGTGGCAGCGAGATGCAGTTCAACTACCAGTGCGCCACCTGCGGCGGCGCGAATCCCGGTGCCGGCACCAAGGTCAGCGGTGCCACCCTCTACCGGGTGAGCAGCGGTGGTTCCAGTCAATTGGACTACGCCCTGTTCTCGGTCAACAACTTCGCCGCCATCCAGGGATTCGGCACGCTGTACCTGGCGACCACCGCCACCAGCAACGGCACCCGGATCTACATCCCCGGGCACGGCGACGGCAGCCCGAAGCGGCTGTCGATCTTCGAGGACACCCAGAACGGCACGACCTGCGCCGTCCGCAACGCGAACTACAACACCTACAACATCAGTTACAGCTGTGACACCTCCGGCGGCAACTCGGGTTCACCCGTACTCAACGCCAGCCACCGGGTGATCGCCCTGCACCACCTCGGCGGTTGCCCGTCCAACCAGGGCGCGAAGGCGCACCTGATCTACAACGAGATCGCCAGCCTGATCGACAACGGCTGA
- a CDS encoding class I SAM-dependent methyltransferase, translating to MDEHGREAQSVARFNQWAPSYDDDGVQRIFAPLHRTTLDWVATLTTEPASLLDVGCGTGALLETAASRLPGARLVGADPAEQMARIARRRLPVGAQVVCAGADPLPFADGTFAVVVSTMAFNFWPRPVEGLREAARVLAPGGLLVIADLFAVGWLRPVAPMVGAGNRPRSRPAMGRLLADAGLRVVGWRAVSRRGPVPILHAVAATRR from the coding sequence ATGGATGAGCATGGCCGTGAAGCCCAGTCGGTGGCCCGTTTCAACCAGTGGGCACCGAGCTACGACGACGATGGCGTGCAAAGGATCTTCGCACCCCTGCATCGGACCACCCTCGACTGGGTGGCCACGTTGACGACCGAGCCGGCGTCGCTGCTGGATGTCGGCTGCGGCACCGGGGCCCTGCTGGAGACGGCGGCGTCCCGCCTCCCCGGCGCGCGCCTGGTCGGCGCCGATCCGGCCGAGCAGATGGCGCGCATCGCCCGTCGGCGACTACCCGTCGGCGCGCAGGTGGTCTGCGCCGGCGCCGACCCGCTGCCCTTCGCCGACGGCACCTTCGCCGTGGTGGTCAGCACCATGGCGTTCAACTTCTGGCCGCGTCCCGTCGAAGGGCTGCGGGAGGCGGCCCGGGTGCTCGCCCCGGGTGGGCTGCTGGTGATCGCCGACCTGTTCGCGGTGGGCTGGCTGCGTCCCGTCGCACCGATGGTGGGTGCCGGTAACCGGCCGCGCAGCCGACCCGCGATGGGCCGGCTGCTGGCCGATGCCGGCCTGCGGGTCGTCGGGTGGCGCGCGGTGAGCCGGCGTGGGCCGGTGCCGATCCTGCACGCCGTGGCGGCGACCCGCAGGTGA
- a CDS encoding GNAT family protein — translation MHPWTGTSVRLRALEPSDWPVLRRIAEDADYAEQGGVVPPRPATVFQRRTSPEITAREDDEFTLAIVDTQDEEVLGTVSTRMAQPWNGTFGASIALDAERRGRGHATEAAVLLLRYMFSERRYQKCNVEVLPFNRPSLRLCERLGFVEEGRRRRSHFGRGRQHDIVLLGITAEEYLEQWQNA, via the coding sequence ATGCATCCGTGGACCGGTACGAGCGTCCGGCTACGCGCCCTGGAGCCGAGTGACTGGCCGGTCCTGCGCCGAATCGCCGAGGACGCCGATTACGCCGAACAGGGCGGCGTCGTACCACCCCGGCCGGCCACGGTGTTCCAGCGGCGCACCTCCCCCGAGATCACCGCCCGCGAGGACGACGAGTTCACCCTCGCCATCGTCGACACCCAGGATGAGGAGGTCCTCGGCACCGTGTCGACCCGGATGGCGCAACCCTGGAACGGCACCTTCGGCGCGAGCATCGCGCTGGACGCGGAGCGGCGCGGCAGGGGGCACGCCACCGAGGCGGCCGTCCTCCTGCTGCGCTACATGTTCAGCGAGCGGCGTTACCAGAAGTGCAACGTCGAGGTGCTGCCGTTCAACCGCCCGTCACTGCGGCTCTGTGAACGCCTGGGTTTCGTCGAGGAGGGACGCCGACGCCGCAGCCACTTCGGGCGGGGTCGACAGCACGACATCGTCCTGCTCGGCATCACCGCCGAGGAGTACCTGGAGCAGTGGCAGAACGCCTAG
- a CDS encoding PTS lactose transporter subunit IIB, producing MSTINGSEIKKVVVACDAGMGSSVMLASQLRRQLAKNAVTVEHTPVNSIPADADVVICHQGLAARARVSAPDTVIVPIQVFIGDPAVSKVVNAVQRGGELSG from the coding sequence ATGTCCACAATCAACGGCAGTGAGATCAAGAAAGTGGTCGTCGCCTGCGACGCCGGCATGGGCAGCAGCGTGATGCTGGCCAGTCAACTTCGGCGGCAACTGGCGAAGAACGCGGTGACCGTCGAGCACACACCGGTCAACTCGATCCCCGCCGACGCAGACGTGGTCATCTGCCACCAGGGGCTCGCCGCGCGGGCCCGGGTCAGCGCGCCCGACACGGTGATCGTGCCGATCCAGGTGTTCATCGGCGACCCGGCCGTCAGCAAAGTGGTGAACGCGGTGCAGCGCGGCGGTGAGCTGAGTGGCTGA
- a CDS encoding DeoR/GlpR family DNA-binding transcription regulator, which translates to MYAEERQQEILRLAREVGRVEVAGLADGLNVTSETIRRDLTILERAGVLRRVHGGAIPVERLGFEPALAARDAVLIEEKERIAKLALREVPEEGAIILDAGTTTARLAQLLPVDRELTVVVNSPVIATTLSTYANLNVLLLGGRVRGRTLATVDDWALTPLANLYVDVAFVGTNGISVERGLTTPDPSEAAVKRAMVRSARRTVVVADHTKLGNDYLARFAELADVDLLITDSRADPDLVGDLESAGVRVVRA; encoded by the coding sequence ATGTACGCCGAAGAACGGCAGCAGGAGATCCTTCGCCTCGCCCGCGAGGTGGGCCGGGTCGAGGTGGCCGGCTTGGCCGATGGGCTCAACGTGACATCGGAGACCATCCGCCGCGACCTCACCATCCTGGAGCGGGCAGGGGTGCTGCGCCGAGTCCACGGTGGAGCGATTCCGGTCGAACGGCTCGGGTTCGAGCCCGCGCTGGCGGCGCGTGACGCGGTGCTCATCGAGGAGAAGGAGCGCATCGCCAAGCTCGCCCTGAGGGAGGTGCCGGAGGAGGGCGCGATCATTCTCGACGCCGGCACCACGACCGCCCGGCTGGCCCAGCTCTTGCCGGTCGACCGAGAGTTGACCGTCGTGGTCAACTCGCCGGTCATCGCCACGACCCTCAGTACCTACGCCAACCTCAACGTCCTGCTGTTGGGTGGACGGGTCCGCGGGAGGACGCTGGCGACCGTCGACGACTGGGCGCTGACGCCGCTGGCGAACCTCTACGTCGACGTCGCGTTCGTCGGGACCAACGGCATCTCGGTCGAGCGTGGACTGACCACCCCCGACCCGTCCGAGGCGGCGGTGAAGCGGGCGATGGTCCGATCGGCCCGTCGAACGGTGGTGGTCGCCGATCACACGAAGCTCGGCAACGATTATCTGGCCCGGTTCGCCGAACTGGCCGACGTCGACCTGCTCATCACCGACAGCCGTGCCGACCCCGACCTGGTCGGTGACCTGGAGTCCGCGGGCGTTCGGGTGGTACGCGCATGA
- a CDS encoding zinc-dependent dehydrogenase, which produces MKVVRFHAPGDVRIEDAPEPTPGPAEVKIRVRACSTCGTDVKISRFGHHHIAPPRVMGHEIAGEITDVGGDVTGWQPGERVQVIAAIPCGTCAECRRGRMTVCPNQVSMGYHFDGGFAEYLVVPHNVLAVDGLNRIPEGLSFAEASVAEPLACVLNGQNLAGVGEGDDVVVVGSGPIGCLHVRLARSRGAARVFLVDLNRERLDLAANLVQPDAAICGAETDVVDAVLKLTEGRGADVVITATAAGTAQEQAVQMSARQGRISFFGGLPKDKPVISLDSNLVHYRELTIVGANGSSPEHNKEALRLIADGSVPVADLITHRLPLDRALDAFGIVARGEAIKVTIEP; this is translated from the coding sequence GTGAAGGTTGTCCGATTCCACGCACCCGGTGACGTCCGCATCGAGGACGCACCCGAGCCCACGCCGGGCCCCGCCGAGGTGAAGATCCGCGTCCGCGCCTGCTCCACCTGCGGCACCGACGTGAAGATCTCCCGTTTCGGCCACCACCACATCGCCCCGCCGCGCGTCATGGGTCACGAGATCGCCGGCGAGATCACCGACGTCGGTGGCGACGTGACGGGCTGGCAGCCGGGCGAGCGGGTTCAGGTCATCGCCGCCATCCCGTGCGGCACGTGCGCCGAGTGCCGGCGCGGCCGGATGACCGTGTGCCCCAACCAGGTGTCGATGGGATACCACTTCGACGGCGGGTTCGCCGAATACCTGGTCGTGCCGCACAACGTCCTCGCCGTCGACGGGCTCAACCGGATCCCCGAAGGGCTCAGCTTCGCCGAGGCGTCCGTCGCCGAGCCCCTCGCCTGCGTCCTCAACGGCCAGAACCTCGCCGGCGTGGGGGAGGGCGACGACGTGGTCGTCGTGGGCTCCGGGCCGATCGGCTGCCTGCATGTGCGCCTGGCTCGCTCGCGCGGCGCTGCCCGGGTGTTCCTCGTCGACCTCAACCGCGAACGCCTCGACCTGGCCGCGAACCTGGTCCAGCCGGACGCGGCGATCTGCGGCGCCGAGACCGACGTCGTCGACGCGGTGCTCAAGCTCACCGAGGGCCGGGGTGCCGACGTCGTCATCACCGCCACGGCCGCCGGCACCGCCCAGGAGCAGGCGGTGCAGATGTCCGCGCGGCAGGGCCGGATCAGCTTCTTCGGCGGGCTGCCGAAGGACAAGCCCGTCATCTCCCTGGACTCCAACCTCGTGCACTACCGCGAACTGACCATCGTCGGTGCCAACGGCTCCAGCCCGGAGCACAACAAGGAGGCGCTGCGACTCATCGCCGACGGCTCCGTGCCGGTCGCCGACCTCATCACCCACCGCCTACCGCTCGACCGGGCCCTCGACGCCTTCGGCATCGTGGCGCGCGGCGAAGCGATCAAGGTGACGATCGAGCCTTAG
- the pfkB gene encoding 1-phosphofructokinase codes for MIVTVTLNPSLDRAVEVDSLNRGEVIRAAEAHLDPGGKGVNVSRALLANGVPSVAVLPSGGDEGNQLIRLLEAEGVEVLAVSISGRTRSNITLAEPDGTVTKINEPGPAMCRAEFDEVIDRVLARAGGADWVVLCGSVPPGLPADAYAQLCRKLRAAGVRVAVDTSGPALREAALAGATLLKPNRDELADVVDTPLKDLGDVVDAAQCLRAWGAGTVLASLGADGAVLVDAEGVRTGTCPVARPRSTVGAGDALLAGFLAAGAQGAVALAEGLAWGAAAVSLPGSRMPGPADLFRHDVTIHP; via the coding sequence ATGATCGTCACCGTCACCCTCAACCCCAGCCTCGACCGGGCCGTGGAGGTCGACTCACTCAACCGGGGCGAGGTCATCCGGGCTGCCGAAGCTCACCTCGACCCGGGTGGCAAGGGCGTCAACGTATCCCGTGCCCTGCTGGCCAACGGGGTGCCGTCGGTGGCGGTGTTGCCGTCCGGCGGTGACGAGGGCAACCAACTCATCCGCCTGCTCGAGGCGGAAGGTGTGGAAGTCCTCGCCGTGTCGATCTCCGGTCGGACCCGTTCCAACATCACCCTGGCCGAGCCCGACGGCACGGTCACCAAGATCAACGAACCTGGCCCGGCGATGTGTCGCGCCGAGTTCGACGAGGTGATCGACCGTGTGCTCGCCCGCGCCGGCGGCGCCGACTGGGTCGTGCTGTGCGGCAGTGTCCCGCCCGGCCTGCCCGCCGACGCCTACGCTCAGTTGTGCCGGAAGCTGCGCGCGGCCGGCGTCAGGGTCGCCGTCGACACCAGCGGTCCTGCCCTGCGCGAGGCCGCCCTGGCCGGGGCCACCCTACTCAAGCCCAACCGCGACGAACTGGCCGACGTGGTCGACACCCCGCTGAAGGACCTCGGCGACGTGGTCGATGCCGCCCAGTGCCTGCGGGCATGGGGAGCCGGCACCGTCCTGGCCAGCCTCGGCGCTGACGGCGCTGTCCTGGTCGACGCCGAAGGGGTCCGCACCGGCACCTGTCCGGTCGCCCGGCCCCGGAGCACCGTCGGCGCGGGCGATGCGCTGCTCGCCGGGTTCCTCGCCGCGGGCGCGCAGGGTGCCGTCGCCCTCGCTGAGGGCCTGGCCTGGGGCGCCGCCGCGGTGAGCCTGCCCGGTAGCCGGATGCCGGGCCCAGCGGACCTGTTCCGCCACGACGTCACCATCCACCCCTAG